From a single Methanomicrobium sp. W14 genomic region:
- the rpsJ gene encoding 30S ribosomal protein S10: MQKARIRLSGTDFEKVEMVCDRIREIAERTGVNLAGPVPLPTRKMVVPIRKSPDGEGTATWDRWQMRVHKRLIDLDADERALRQLMRIQVPKDIGIEIVLEN, translated from the coding sequence ATGCAAAAAGCCCGAATTCGTCTTTCCGGTACAGACTTCGAAAAAGTTGAGATGGTCTGTGACAGGATCAGAGAAATTGCAGAACGTACAGGTGTAAATCTTGCAGGGCCTGTTCCGCTTCCAACCAGAAAAATGGTTGTTCCAATACGCAAGAGCCCCGACGGGGAAGGTACGGCAACTTGGGACCGCTGGCAGATGCGTGTCCACAAGAGACTAATTGATCTCGATGCAGATGAGCGTGCGCTCAGACAGCTGATGCGCATACAGGTTCCGAAGGACATTGGTATTGAGATTGTTCTGGAAAACTAA
- a CDS encoding nitrite reductase: MEEADLGLHTKGGVITQKNSDYCTIRTRMPAGVLSVGKMRGIADIAEEFGQDAVHLTTRQTIEIPHIHYTRLEEIGEKLQKNGTPVGSEKDEVVNIVACPGTDRCKYANIDSISLAKKLDEKLFGKDMPVKMRISISACPYACTSPILNEIGITGIVKPLRTPGLCTGCGHCAGYCRESAIEVINGEAHVDESKCFMCGICIESCIFKLIEIEKRGFLITVGGRRGRHPKLGRELAEVETEDEVVDIIDRLVYWVYRRAWSGRLLSDQLDDIQFEKFREEIVNGKQNGQA; encoded by the coding sequence ATGGAAGAAGCGGATCTTGGTCTGCATACAAAAGGCGGAGTAATCACACAGAAAAATTCTGATTACTGCACGATACGTACAAGGATGCCTGCCGGAGTTCTTTCCGTCGGGAAGATGCGCGGCATTGCAGATATAGCAGAGGAGTTTGGTCAGGATGCCGTTCACCTGACAACACGCCAGACTATAGAAATCCCGCATATTCATTATACCAGACTTGAGGAGATAGGAGAGAAACTCCAGAAAAACGGGACTCCTGTAGGTTCGGAAAAAGATGAAGTCGTAAATATAGTCGCCTGCCCCGGGACAGACAGGTGCAAGTATGCAAACATAGACTCGATAAGTCTTGCAAAAAAGCTTGACGAGAAGCTCTTTGGAAAAGATATGCCCGTTAAGATGCGGATATCCATATCAGCATGCCCGTATGCATGCACAAGTCCTATTCTGAATGAAATAGGGATAACGGGGATTGTCAAGCCGTTAAGGACGCCGGGCCTGTGCACAGGGTGCGGTCACTGCGCAGGTTACTGCCGTGAATCGGCAATTGAGGTTATAAACGGAGAAGCACATGTCGACGAAAGCAAATGCTTCATGTGTGGAATCTGTATTGAGTCATGCATATTTAAGCTGATAGAGATTGAAAAACGCGGATTTCTGATTACTGTCGGGGGAAGACGCGGAAGACACCCGAAACTCGGGCGTGAACTTGCTGAAGTCGAAACAGAGGATGAGGTTGTTGATATAATAGACAGGCTTGTCTATTGGGTGTACAGGCGTGCATGGTCGGGAAGACTTCTTTCGGACCAGCTTGATGATATACAGTTTGAAAAGTTCCGCGAGGAAATTGTAAACGGGAAACAAAACGGGCAGGCCTGA
- a CDS encoding TraB/GumN family protein: MSEIHLVGTAHVSKNSVEEVKTAIEEFSPDVIAVELDRGRYAALKKQGQKPEVDDIIKGGNFSEILVQWMLAYIQRKIGMDVGVEPGSEMIAAIDEAEKRQIPLALADRDIRITLSRFWKGMSIWEKIKLLGALAGTIAGRGGDEEVDIESLAKDKDLIEMAIEEFHTFSPNGARALIDERDAFLAHSLLMLSKKNERVLGVVGAGHLKGIRGYLNDPSKLPPVQSLVQQPKPLPWKFIIGGIFVAMFAFLLILIAFSGVGLEVLIWAIIYWVLINGILAGGFTLLAGGHPLSALTAFCVSWMTSLNPLLAAGWFAAITEAKVRKPKASDFQKIIEAETFTEMRKVPMFRVVLVAALANVGSTIGTFAYFIFIFPILGIDPTVVLADGLGNLAAYLGSLI, from the coding sequence TTGAGTGAAATACATCTGGTCGGAACGGCTCACGTATCAAAAAACAGTGTGGAAGAAGTAAAAACTGCAATCGAAGAGTTTTCTCCGGATGTTATTGCAGTCGAACTTGACAGGGGAAGATATGCGGCCTTAAAAAAGCAGGGACAGAAACCCGAAGTCGATGACATAATTAAGGGTGGCAACTTCTCAGAAATTCTTGTCCAGTGGATGCTTGCGTACATCCAAAGAAAAATCGGAATGGACGTAGGCGTTGAACCGGGTTCCGAGATGATAGCGGCAATAGATGAGGCTGAAAAAAGGCAGATTCCCCTGGCACTTGCCGACAGGGACATAAGAATCACACTTTCCAGGTTCTGGAAGGGGATGAGCATCTGGGAAAAGATTAAGCTTCTCGGTGCTCTTGCCGGGACAATTGCCGGACGCGGCGGAGACGAGGAGGTCGACATCGAAAGTCTTGCAAAAGACAAGGACCTGATAGAGATGGCTATAGAGGAGTTCCACACTTTCTCACCAAACGGTGCAAGGGCGCTTATCGATGAAAGAGACGCATTCCTTGCCCATTCCCTTCTCATGCTTTCAAAGAAGAACGAGAGGGTCCTCGGGGTTGTCGGCGCAGGCCATTTAAAGGGCATCAGGGGTTACCTTAACGACCCGTCAAAACTCCCGCCTGTTCAGTCCCTTGTCCAGCAGCCTAAACCACTCCCGTGGAAATTCATCATAGGAGGAATTTTCGTTGCAATGTTTGCATTCCTCCTCATACTGATAGCTTTTTCGGGTGTGGGACTTGAGGTTTTGATATGGGCCATCATATACTGGGTTCTTATAAACGGGATTCTGGCAGGAGGTTTTACTCTTCTTGCCGGAGGCCACCCTCTCTCGGCCCTGACGGCATTCTGTGTATCGTGGATGACCTCCTTAAACCCGCTTCTTGCGGCAGGATGGTTCGCGGCGATAACTGAGGCAAAGGTAAGAAAACCGAAAGCTTCTGACTTTCAGAAGATTATAGAGGCCGAAACTTTCACGGAGATGAGAAAGGTCCCGATGTTCAGGGTCGTCCTTGTTGCGGCACTTGCAAACGTAGGGAGCACTATCGGGACGTTCGCATACTTCATATTCATATTCCCGATTCTCGGAATAGACCCGACAGTCGTCCTTGCAGACGGACTTGGTAACCTTGCCGCATATCTCGGCTCTTTAATCTGA
- a CDS encoding YkgJ family cysteine cluster protein, with protein sequence MPKKKDLIREIKKTGFRCSMCGECCTAQSKDSNLVILGIPEIVEIEKVTGMKRDEFVVPYPESFDVEGCSVTFAWCLKRDEKKCIFFDGQNKCTIYEHRPQICRTYPLMLAEDGLLVSECCSKGYEITDEEASMTADALIKRKETEDMEYNAIKKIYGSLDISKMKSCVIDSEGVKKIE encoded by the coding sequence ATGCCGAAAAAAAAGGATCTTATAAGAGAAATTAAGAAAACAGGCTTCAGGTGCTCAATGTGCGGCGAATGCTGCACTGCACAGTCCAAAGACTCAAACCTTGTCATTCTCGGAATACCTGAAATCGTCGAGATAGAAAAGGTGACCGGGATGAAAAGGGACGAATTCGTTGTGCCCTACCCTGAATCATTTGATGTTGAAGGGTGCAGTGTTACTTTTGCATGGTGCCTTAAAAGGGACGAAAAAAAATGTATATTTTTTGACGGTCAAAACAAATGCACGATATATGAACACCGCCCGCAGATCTGCAGGACGTACCCCCTTATGCTGGCTGAAGATGGTCTTTTGGTCTCGGAATGCTGTTCAAAGGGATATGAAATAACGGATGAAGAAGCATCCATGACTGCAGATGCGCTGATAAAAAGAAAAGAGACGGAAGATATGGAATATAATGCAATCAAAAAAATATACGGCAGTCTGGACATTTCAAAGATGAAGTCCTGCGTTATCGACAGCGAAGGGGTTAAAAAAATTGAGTGA
- a CDS encoding dCTP deaminase: MILSREIITERIKKNEIVLDPYSEESQQPASYDLRSGEDYLLRKGEITLVHSMEKIGLPADVAATLMCRSSFGRRGILIGGGYVDPGFRGNLTLCLVNMGPEDYTLKKGERCVQVIMHEISGGKTLYNGRYQDSEGTVEARN; the protein is encoded by the coding sequence ATGATACTTTCCAGAGAGATAATAACAGAGAGAATCAAAAAGAACGAGATTGTTCTGGACCCGTACAGTGAGGAATCCCAGCAGCCGGCATCATATGACCTCAGGTCGGGCGAGGACTACCTGTTGAGGAAAGGTGAAATAACCCTTGTTCATTCAATGGAGAAAATCGGGCTTCCCGCAGATGTTGCAGCGACTCTTATGTGCAGGTCATCTTTTGGAAGGCGTGGAATTCTAATCGGCGGCGGATACGTTGACCCGGGTTTTCGCGGGAACCTTACTCTGTGCCTCGTTAACATGGGTCCTGAAGACTACACGCTCAAAAAAGGCGAAAGGTGCGTCCAGGTCATAATGCACGAGATTTCAGGCGGAAAAACGCTTTACAACGGCAGGTACCAGGACAGTGAAGGCACCGTTGAGGCGAGAAACTAA
- a CDS encoding type 1 glutamine amidotransferase: MREYSKMRVHSLLHVPFEDTGCIRPYCEEKGYGYSETRLYAGEKPPSLNDFDLLVVMGGTMNIYEEERFPFLSGEKRFIKSAINLGKKVLGICLGAQLISSVLGGCVRKNEFKEIGWFDVQKCAGAEKNPFLGVIPDNFRAFHWHGDTFEIPAGCTRILESEGCKNQGFVFGGSVLALQCHPEVTAGTLKNLVENCPAEVSRTAKYVQAIPEILDESNIALANRIICDIIGCFEKI; encoded by the coding sequence ATGCGTGAGTATTCAAAAATGAGAGTTCATTCGCTTCTTCACGTGCCTTTTGAGGATACTGGGTGCATAAGACCATATTGCGAAGAAAAGGGCTACGGGTATTCAGAGACCCGGCTTTACGCCGGGGAAAAGCCGCCTTCACTTAATGATTTTGATCTCCTTGTAGTTATGGGAGGCACTATGAACATTTACGAGGAGGAAAGGTTTCCTTTTCTTTCGGGTGAGAAAAGGTTTATCAAATCAGCCATCAACTTGGGGAAAAAGGTTCTGGGAATCTGCCTTGGTGCACAGCTTATATCATCCGTTCTGGGGGGATGCGTCAGGAAAAACGAATTTAAGGAGATTGGCTGGTTTGACGTTCAAAAATGCGCGGGTGCTGAAAAAAACCCGTTTTTGGGAGTCATTCCTGATAATTTCAGGGCGTTTCACTGGCATGGAGATACGTTTGAAATTCCTGCGGGCTGCACGAGGATTCTTGAAAGTGAGGGTTGCAAGAATCAGGGGTTTGTTTTTGGGGGCAGTGTTCTTGCCCTCCAGTGCCACCCTGAAGTGACGGCAGGAACACTCAAAAATCTGGTTGAAAACTGTCCTGCCGAGGTATCACGGACTGCAAAATACGTACAGGCTATTCCTGAAATTCTTGACGAATCAAATATTGCTCTGGCAAACCGGATAATATGTGATATAATCGGTTGTTTTGAAAAAATATGA
- a CDS encoding nicotinate-nucleotide--dimethylbenzimidazole phosphoribosyltransferase, which produces MPFLSDIPDIKFKKPMAAMIIANSMLSVVPGVSAAGASPKATLMTPNLDGRLILYGPDPDSDIPLSPRGCATPATITRAMFDMCSIDPVIVNAGLVNEPDFPCMDVYGKPGEDPRFGDAVKDPEELYKRGIAIGKQWSRYSDLLILGESVPGGTTTALCVLRALGYEAGVSSSFIDNPTTLKGEICSRTLQRIKDDGIVDPFDIIRYAGDPMMPVAAGISKGFCGKVVLSGGTQMLSVCAHIKSLGNEIPPFVTTEYVRADKSANIEKSAREVGATGWYVDPDFRNIGIHSLERYENGEVKEGAVLAGALWLAYMSGYSKDDIFEKIKEFMGHFRCKNY; this is translated from the coding sequence ATGCCATTTCTCTCAGATATACCCGATATTAAGTTCAAAAAACCGATGGCCGCAATGATTATAGCAAACTCGATGCTCTCTGTAGTACCCGGAGTATCAGCCGCCGGTGCCAGCCCTAAAGCTACCCTTATGACACCGAATCTTGACGGCAGACTTATTCTCTACGGGCCGGACCCTGACTCCGATATACCCCTGAGCCCCAGGGGATGTGCAACACCTGCGACAATAACAAGGGCAATGTTTGACATGTGCTCAATAGACCCGGTTATTGTTAATGCAGGTCTGGTAAACGAGCCGGACTTCCCTTGCATGGACGTCTACGGAAAGCCAGGCGAAGACCCGCGATTCGGCGATGCTGTAAAAGACCCGGAAGAACTTTACAAAAGAGGCATTGCCATAGGAAAACAGTGGAGCAGGTACAGTGACCTGCTGATCCTCGGCGAAAGCGTCCCCGGGGGAACCACAACGGCACTCTGTGTTTTAAGGGCCCTGGGATACGAAGCAGGAGTTTCAAGCAGCTTTATCGACAACCCGACTACCCTTAAGGGAGAAATATGCAGCAGGACGCTACAGAGGATTAAGGACGACGGAATTGTTGACCCGTTTGACATTATAAGGTACGCAGGCGACCCAATGATGCCGGTTGCAGCCGGAATTTCAAAAGGCTTCTGCGGAAAAGTCGTCCTCTCCGGGGGAACACAGATGCTTTCGGTCTGCGCCCACATAAAATCCCTTGGCAACGAAATACCCCCGTTTGTTACGACAGAATATGTGCGTGCCGACAAATCGGCAAACATTGAAAAGAGCGCACGTGAAGTAGGTGCGACAGGCTGGTACGTTGACCCGGACTTCAGGAATATAGGCATACATTCACTTGAAAGATATGAAAACGGTGAGGTAAAGGAGGGAGCAGTTCTTGCCGGTGCATTATGGCTTGCATATATGTCAGGGTACTCAAAAGACGATATTTTTGAAAAAATTAAAGAGTTTATGGGACATTTCAGGTGCAAAAACTACTGA
- a CDS encoding orotidine 5'-phosphate decarboxylase / HUMPS family protein, with product MSKPILQVALDLTELKRAVQIAKEAVEGGADWIEAGTPLIKSEGMNAVRTLRAKFPDNKIVADMKIADTGTLEVEMAAKAGADVVCVLATSDDSVIEEAVRAGDLYGVSIMADLLNEKEPAKRAAELEKMGVDIIAAHIGIDQQMRGMKSVDLLKEISGLVSIPVGAAGGLNDKTAAEAVLSGADILLVGSSITKAADVKAAAALVRKAIDSPDIDTGKEKSRDDEIRDILLSVSAPNVTDAMHRKGAMSGLISLCGEVKMVGRALTVNTIAGDWAKPVEAIDVAQKGDVIVINNQRATYISPWGELATNSAFNRGVTGIIIDGAARDVDDIKKVGIPVFATGTCPNAGEPKGFGEIGAEISCCGQQVRNGDWIIGDESGVVVIPKERAYETARRALEVKKSEMRIREEIKRGSTLSSVSELIRWEKK from the coding sequence ATGTCAAAACCAATCCTTCAGGTGGCACTGGATCTGACAGAACTAAAAAGAGCTGTCCAGATAGCAAAAGAGGCAGTGGAAGGGGGAGCTGACTGGATAGAGGCGGGAACGCCTCTCATAAAAAGCGAAGGCATGAACGCCGTCAGGACACTACGGGCGAAATTTCCTGACAACAAAATCGTTGCCGACATGAAAATTGCCGATACGGGAACGCTTGAAGTCGAAATGGCCGCAAAAGCCGGTGCCGATGTGGTATGCGTACTTGCAACGTCCGATGACTCCGTCATAGAAGAGGCTGTGCGTGCAGGAGACCTCTACGGTGTCAGTATCATGGCAGACCTTTTAAACGAAAAAGAGCCTGCAAAGCGTGCGGCTGAGCTTGAAAAGATGGGTGTCGACATAATAGCGGCACACATAGGAATAGACCAGCAGATGAGAGGGATGAAATCCGTTGACCTCTTAAAAGAAATTTCAGGACTGGTAAGCATCCCTGTAGGCGCAGCGGGGGGACTTAACGACAAAACGGCGGCGGAAGCCGTACTCTCGGGCGCGGACATACTTCTTGTCGGAAGCAGCATCACTAAGGCGGCAGACGTAAAGGCCGCGGCTGCACTTGTCAGAAAGGCCATCGACAGCCCCGACATTGACACAGGAAAAGAAAAAAGCAGGGACGATGAGATAAGAGATATTCTTCTCTCTGTGTCGGCACCTAACGTAACCGACGCCATGCACAGAAAAGGTGCGATGTCTGGTCTCATCTCGTTATGCGGTGAAGTGAAGATGGTCGGGCGTGCACTTACCGTAAATACCATTGCAGGCGACTGGGCAAAACCTGTCGAAGCTATAGATGTCGCACAGAAAGGGGACGTCATTGTAATAAACAACCAGCGTGCAACTTACATCTCGCCGTGGGGTGAACTTGCGACGAACAGCGCCTTCAACAGGGGCGTTACAGGAATAATTATAGACGGTGCCGCTCGTGATGTCGATGACATTAAGAAAGTGGGGATTCCGGTATTCGCAACAGGTACCTGCCCCAATGCCGGTGAACCAAAAGGTTTCGGGGAAATAGGAGCTGAAATATCCTGCTGCGGACAGCAGGTAAGAAACGGTGACTGGATAATAGGCGACGAGTCAGGCGTAGTCGTAATCCCAAAAGAGCGTGCATATGAGACTGCACGAAGGGCTCTTGAAGTCAAAAAAAGTGAGATGAGAATTCGCGAGGAGATTAAACGCGGAAGCACCCTTTCGTCGGTATCGGAACTAATCCGCTGGGAGAAAAAATAA
- the tuf gene encoding translation elongation factor EF-1 subunit alpha has translation MASDKPHMNLAVVGHIDHGKSTTVGRLLFETGAVPAHIIENYRKEAESKGKGSFEFAWVMDNLKEERERGITIDIAHKRFDTDKFYFTIVDCPGHRDFVKNMITGASQADAALLVVAAPDGPMEQTKEHVFLSKTLGINQLIVGINKMDAVKYDQKRYEEVKAQISELIKMVGFNPAKVPFIPMSSFKGDNIAHKSEHTPWYDGPDLLEALDALQVPELPVSLPLRLPIQDVYSISGIGTVPVGRIETGIMKRGMKVSFMPANKDGEVKSIEMHHEDEAEAKPGDNVGFNVRGIGKNDIRRGDVCGPADVPPSVAEEFTGQIVILQHPSAITVGYTPVFHCHTAQVACTFVELVKKLDPRTGQVKEENPTFLKAGDAAIVKFRPVQPMVIEKFKDIPQLGRFAIRDMGSTIAAGMCIDIQQKEMR, from the coding sequence ATGGCATCTGACAAGCCACACATGAATCTGGCCGTGGTCGGTCACATCGATCACGGGAAATCCACAACAGTTGGACGTTTACTGTTCGAGACCGGTGCTGTGCCTGCGCACATCATCGAGAACTACCGTAAGGAAGCGGAGTCAAAGGGAAAAGGATCTTTTGAGTTCGCATGGGTCATGGATAACCTCAAGGAAGAGCGTGAGCGTGGTATTACAATTGATATCGCACACAAGAGGTTTGACACAGACAAGTTCTACTTCACAATTGTAGACTGCCCGGGTCACCGTGACTTCGTCAAGAACATGATCACAGGTGCATCACAGGCTGATGCAGCACTGCTCGTTGTGGCAGCACCTGATGGCCCTATGGAGCAGACAAAGGAGCACGTCTTCCTTTCAAAGACGCTCGGTATCAACCAGCTTATTGTCGGAATCAACAAGATGGACGCAGTCAAATACGACCAGAAGCGCTATGAAGAAGTAAAGGCGCAGATCTCCGAGTTAATCAAGATGGTCGGATTCAACCCTGCAAAAGTTCCGTTTATTCCTATGTCCTCTTTCAAGGGCGACAACATTGCCCACAAATCCGAGCACACGCCATGGTATGACGGCCCGGATCTTCTTGAGGCACTTGATGCACTCCAGGTACCTGAGCTGCCTGTTTCACTTCCGCTTCGCCTCCCTATTCAGGATGTATATTCTATATCCGGTATCGGAACAGTCCCTGTCGGACGTATTGAGACCGGTATAATGAAGAGGGGAATGAAAGTCTCGTTCATGCCTGCAAACAAGGACGGAGAAGTTAAGTCCATTGAAATGCACCACGAAGACGAGGCTGAAGCAAAGCCCGGTGACAACGTTGGTTTCAACGTCCGCGGTATCGGAAAGAACGATATCCGCCGTGGTGATGTCTGTGGTCCGGCTGATGTACCACCTTCAGTTGCAGAAGAGTTTACCGGACAGATTGTCATTCTCCAGCACCCGAGTGCAATCACTGTTGGATACACACCTGTATTCCACTGCCACACTGCGCAGGTCGCATGCACATTCGTTGAGCTTGTAAAGAAGCTTGACCCGCGTACAGGCCAGGTAAAAGAAGAGAATCCAACCTTCCTGAAGGCAGGAGATGCGGCAATTGTTAAGTTCCGCCCTGTCCAGCCAATGGTTATTGAAAAATTCAAGGATATCCCTCAGCTCGGAAGATTTGCAATTCGTGATATGGGTTCAACGATTGCGGCAGGTATGTGCATTGACATACAGCAGAAAGAGATGAGATAA
- a CDS encoding nitroreductase family protein — translation MNLGLTIIKGRRSVRKYKTDKIDDNIIKETLEAARYAPTARNVQPWKIGVVRNKETLEKISELATYGKFIKTADTCFVVFAEKDHKFRVEDGSAVTMQILLSLWSFGVGSCWVAGNNMEYSEDVRKLLSVPDSYVLISLIPAGYPADVTIPSKKERKEIFFNEEYSEECEE, via the coding sequence ATGAATCTTGGACTTACCATAATCAAAGGAAGAAGAAGTGTCAGGAAATACAAAACCGATAAAATCGATGACAATATCATAAAAGAGACTCTTGAAGCAGCCCGCTACGCTCCGACGGCAAGAAACGTCCAGCCATGGAAAATCGGCGTTGTAAGAAATAAGGAGACTCTTGAAAAGATATCTGAACTTGCGACCTATGGCAAATTCATAAAAACGGCAGATACATGCTTTGTAGTCTTTGCGGAAAAGGACCACAAATTCCGTGTCGAAGACGGCAGTGCCGTTACAATGCAAATACTTCTTTCACTGTGGTCTTTTGGCGTCGGTTCATGCTGGGTTGCCGGAAACAACATGGAGTATTCCGAAGACGTCAGAAAACTTCTCAGCGTCCCAGACTCGTATGTCCTGATATCCCTCATTCCCGCAGGTTACCCGGCGGACGTAACCATTCCCTCCAAAAAAGAGAGAAAAGAAATATTCTTCAATGAGGAATACAGCGAAGAGTGCGAGGAATAG
- a CDS encoding GNAT family N-acetyltransferase, with protein sequence MKVNQTKVTLAPLEPSDREQFILDNQEAFLFGAVEEFSMRDDHFEEDGEIISRKTIEESMDKKEAETYRILLNGEIVGGVILTIDYETHHNHLDILFVFPKAHSKGIGYATWLEIEALHPETKVWETCTPYFEKRNIHFYINKCGFHVVEFFNDPHSPNGDSGDGEEFWMFRFEKVM encoded by the coding sequence ATGAAAGTAAATCAGACAAAAGTTACACTTGCGCCGTTGGAACCATCCGACCGTGAACAATTCATCCTTGACAATCAGGAGGCATTTCTTTTCGGAGCTGTCGAGGAGTTCAGTATGCGGGATGACCATTTTGAAGAAGACGGCGAAATCATTTCTCGCAAAACCATTGAAGAATCAATGGATAAAAAAGAGGCAGAAACATATCGAATCCTGCTAAATGGTGAAATTGTCGGCGGCGTGATTCTGACGATTGACTATGAGACGCACCACAATCATTTGGATATTCTTTTTGTTTTCCCCAAGGCGCACAGCAAAGGAATCGGCTATGCAACATGGCTGGAAATAGAAGCTTTGCACCCCGAAACAAAAGTCTGGGAAACCTGCACACCCTATTTTGAAAAGCGTAACATTCACTTTTATATCAACAAATGCGGATTTCACGTAGTTGAATTCTTTAACGACCCGCATTCTCCCAATGGGGATTCAGGCGACGGAGAGGAGTTTTGGATGTTCCGTTTTGAGAAAGTTATGTGA
- the cobS gene encoding adenosylcobinamide-GDP ribazoletransferase: MAEFFKSLIAIFQFFTIVPLGKNLDFELYTRHFYLIPFVGYFVGIIAAVVAYFMPSHELSAAACIAAVMIMYGFNHFDGLLDMGDGLMAHGSREKRVKALTDQNIGAGGVATGMLVILMTYTGLLSVPSIPVAIIAAEVTAKFSQVLFLTYGKPFRDGIFSYTHSFAKKWFPLASVIICLPLLLLPLGITGFAGIVCALLLSFCVLYYLSGRLFGGINGDVTGAANEITRLVVIIALAFF, translated from the coding sequence ATGGCAGAATTTTTCAAATCTCTCATTGCAATATTTCAGTTCTTCACGATAGTCCCGCTCGGCAAAAATCTGGATTTTGAGCTGTATACACGTCATTTCTATCTTATCCCTTTTGTAGGGTATTTTGTAGGAATCATCGCCGCAGTTGTCGCGTACTTTATGCCGTCGCATGAACTTTCAGCAGCCGCATGCATCGCTGCGGTCATGATAATGTATGGATTCAACCATTTTGACGGTCTTCTTGACATGGGAGACGGTCTTATGGCGCACGGCAGCCGCGAAAAAAGGGTGAAGGCCCTGACTGACCAGAACATTGGTGCAGGTGGTGTCGCAACAGGTATGCTTGTGATACTCATGACGTATACCGGGCTTTTATCCGTTCCCTCAATCCCTGTTGCAATAATAGCAGCAGAAGTGACTGCCAAATTTTCGCAGGTCCTCTTTCTTACATACGGAAAACCCTTCAGGGACGGAATATTTTCGTATACCCACTCTTTTGCAAAGAAATGGTTCCCGCTGGCTTCTGTTATAATCTGCCTGCCTCTTTTGCTCCTTCCCCTGGGCATAACCGGATTTGCAGGAATAGTCTGCGCTCTTTTGCTGTCTTTTTGTGTCCTGTATTACCTGTCCGGCCGTCTATTCGGCGGGATAAACGGGGACGTAACAGGTGCGGCAAATGAGATTACAAGGCTTGTTGTGATAATTGCACTTGCATTTTTCTGA
- a CDS encoding GMP synthase subunit A — protein MLPIYLVNNFGQFNHLIKRMLRDLDIDAEMIKNDTPPEKVADSCRGIILGGGPSIERANFAPEYVDLGLPVLGVCLGLHIIATRRGGVVKKGAMGGFGRVEVDIIEHGKILEGFPDRISVWASHADEVKVIPKGFTLLAKSNICGAEAIANENEHIYGVQWHPEVSHTEDGHIVYENFDRITKELL, from the coding sequence ATGCTCCCGATATATCTCGTAAACAACTTTGGGCAGTTCAACCACCTCATAAAAAGGATGCTAAGAGACCTTGATATAGACGCCGAAATGATAAAAAACGACACTCCGCCGGAAAAAGTTGCAGACAGCTGTCGTGGAATAATTCTCGGCGGAGGACCGTCAATTGAGCGCGCAAACTTTGCACCCGAATACGTTGACCTTGGTCTTCCGGTTCTCGGAGTATGCCTTGGTCTGCACATAATCGCGACAAGAAGAGGTGGAGTTGTCAAAAAAGGCGCCATGGGTGGGTTCGGCAGAGTAGAGGTTGATATAATAGAGCACGGTAAAATACTCGAGGGGTTTCCGGACAGGATTTCTGTCTGGGCGTCACATGCCGACGAAGTTAAAGTAATTCCAAAGGGTTTCACCCTTCTTGCAAAATCCAATATCTGCGGAGCCGAAGCGATAGCAAACGAAAATGAACATATCTACGGTGTCCAGTGGCACCCTGAAGTAAGCCACACTGAAGACGGACACATAGTCTATGAAAATTTTGACAGAATTACAAAAGAACTGCTCTGA